The Beijerinckiaceae bacterium RH AL1 genome has a segment encoding these proteins:
- a CDS encoding Antibiotic biosynthesis monooxygenase (ID:RHAL1_04075;~source:Prodigal:2.6), whose amino-acid sequence MPIKITVILKAHPSKVDELRSLLDTLVAPSRAEPGNLRFDIWQDQTNPCRFVLDELYTDDAAVAAHRATPHVQAYLSQINDVADRTSIVLNPIAIG is encoded by the coding sequence TTGCCGATCAAGATCACCGTCATCCTCAAAGCCCATCCCAGCAAGGTGGACGAGCTCAGGTCGCTCCTCGACACCCTCGTCGCGCCGAGCCGCGCCGAGCCCGGCAACCTCCGCTTTGACATCTGGCAGGACCAGACCAACCCGTGCCGGTTCGTCCTCGACGAGCTCTACACCGACGACGCCGCCGTCGCCGCGCATCGCGCCACGCCGCACGTTCAGGCCTACCTCTCGCAAATCAATGACGTCGCCGACCGCACCTCCATCGTGCTGAACCCAATCGCGATCGGCTGA
- a CDS encoding Integrase family protein (ID:RHAL1_04076;~source:Prodigal:2.6) — MTKLTKRIVDAAEARGKDYVIWDDELPGFGLRVFTSGKRSYVLQYRSLGRSRRYTIGLHGVWTAETARQEAKVQLGRVAQGDNPAEERQLDHKAITVKELCTLYLNDLNAGLILGKGGRPKKPGTISSDIGRIHRHIIPLVGTRRVKDLNKADINKVLKDIMAGKTRVSVKTNKLRGKAIVTGGTGTATRTVGLLGGILTYAVEAGIITTNPAHGLRKPKDNVRGRRLTEAEYRTLGEMLVTAAEDEKYAMTVEIIRQIALTGCRRSEMIGLMWAEADTDTSCLRLIDSKEGTSVRPIGLPVVEFLETRRKTKTGSYVFPGYGEDNAFGGFPNHWKQIFKDSPLAGVTPHVLRHSFASVGNDLGFTEVTIAALVGHAKGSVTSKYIHTLDTALIMAADTIAGYIQGLLDGKAFKQTTYALDRDSRKAALARFLLKASGEDLADAEESQRLAA, encoded by the coding sequence ATGACTAAGCTCACGAAACGGATCGTAGACGCGGCCGAGGCACGCGGCAAAGATTACGTCATCTGGGATGATGAACTACCCGGTTTCGGCCTGCGCGTCTTCACATCCGGCAAGCGCAGCTACGTCCTTCAATACCGATCATTGGGTCGCTCGCGGCGCTACACCATCGGCTTGCATGGTGTGTGGACTGCAGAAACGGCACGGCAAGAAGCGAAGGTCCAACTGGGCCGCGTGGCCCAGGGCGACAATCCCGCCGAGGAGCGCCAGCTCGATCACAAGGCGATCACCGTCAAGGAGCTTTGCACCCTCTATCTCAATGACCTGAACGCGGGGCTCATCCTCGGCAAGGGCGGACGGCCGAAGAAGCCCGGCACGATCTCCAGCGACATCGGCCGAATCCATCGTCACATCATCCCGCTCGTGGGCACGCGGCGGGTGAAGGACCTGAACAAGGCCGACATCAACAAGGTCCTGAAGGACATCATGGCCGGCAAGACGCGCGTCTCGGTCAAGACGAATAAGCTGCGCGGGAAAGCCATCGTGACGGGAGGAACCGGAACCGCTACGCGGACGGTGGGGTTGCTCGGCGGCATTCTCACCTACGCCGTGGAAGCCGGTATCATCACGACCAATCCCGCACACGGATTGCGGAAGCCGAAGGACAATGTGCGCGGCCGCCGGCTCACCGAGGCGGAATATCGGACTCTGGGCGAGATGCTGGTGACGGCGGCCGAGGACGAAAAGTATGCCATGACAGTCGAGATCATCCGGCAGATCGCGCTGACCGGCTGCCGCCGCAGCGAGATGATCGGGCTGATGTGGGCCGAGGCGGATACCGACACCAGTTGTCTGCGCCTGATCGACAGCAAGGAGGGTACATCCGTCCGCCCGATCGGACTTCCGGTGGTCGAATTCCTGGAAACACGTCGGAAGACGAAGACCGGCTCGTATGTCTTCCCGGGCTATGGCGAGGACAACGCATTCGGCGGCTTCCCGAACCACTGGAAACAGATTTTCAAGGACTCCCCGCTGGCCGGCGTCACGCCGCATGTCCTGCGTCACAGCTTTGCGAGCGTCGGCAACGATCTGGGCTTCACCGAGGTGACGATCGCGGCCCTGGTCGGGCACGCCAAGGGCTCGGTCACGAGCAAGTACATTCATACGCTCGACACGGCGCTCATCATGGCCGCAGACACTATCGCCGGCTACATCCAGGGCCTGCTCGACGGGAAGGCGTTCAAGCAGACCACATACGCGCTCGACCGCGACTCCCGCAAAGCGGCGCTGGCCCGCTTCCTGCTCAAAGCTTCCGGCGAGGATTTGGCGGACGCAGAGGAGAGCCAGCGGCTGGCCGCATAG